The following is a genomic window from Lysinibacillus sp. G4S2.
TTGTTAATAGATATACCATTAAAATAAAAATATTTTCAATAATATACGATGTTCCTTATCTATTCAATCAAATAAAACGTGTTTTTGTTCACGTTGATTTATGTTCTGAAGATGAAGAAGCGGATTTAATTATATCAGATCGCTTATACATGAATATTAAAAAAAATCCAGAAGATATATTTGTTTGGCATTCAATTCCTGAGAGAGGGGACTACGAAAGGTTAGCAAGAAGACTACAGGAAATCTATTTTGATAAGTACCAACAGCCAAATAAGTTATTATTGAAAACTTTACTAAGTGATGTTTAAAAAATGGAGGTTATCTATGTTCTGGAAAAATAAAAATAAACAGATAGATCACGCCTTTATATTACTCGATAGTAATATAAAAATGAATATTCAAAATGGCAGTGAAATAGAGAAACAAATAAAAATGATCCATTTTTCGATAGAAGAGTTACAAGTATTAAAAAACTTGCAGCCATTTATTGTAGAAAAAATAGATGACATTGTTGATTATTTTTACAAGAGTCTAGCATTAGAAGATTCTTTATTGAGATTAATTACTAATAATAGTTCAGTGGATGCTTTGAAGAAAACTTTGAAATTACATATTTTAGATATGTTTTCTGGAATAATTGATGATGAATACTTTATAAAAAGAGCTAGAATAGCACAAATGCATGTGAAAATTGGTTTGCAGACAAAATGGTATTTAAGCGCTTTTCAAAATTTGTTTATTACAGTTATTGAGATTATCGAAAAGAATCTTTCTGAAAAAGAACTTTATTATTCTAGTGTAAAAGCACTCTCAAAATTATTTAACTTAGAGCAACAAATAGTTCTTGAAGAATATGATAAAGAGATAAGTAGAATTAAAGAAAAATCAAATAAACAGGTAGAAACAACTAAAAACCAAGTTGTGAATTCAACTGAAAATTTAGCAGCAATTTCAGAACAAACTAATGCATCATTTCAGGAATTACATATACTTTGCACAGAAATGATAGAGATCGTAAATACCGGAAAAGAGTTATCTACTTTAGCAGAAGAGAGAGCTGAAAATGGAAAATTACAAATAAGTAAACAGAATAGTAATATGAAGAAGGTTCATGAGGCAGTCCAAATAATCTCCATAGATATAGACGAATTGTTAAAGATTACAAAGGAAGTTCAAGGCATTATAGATATCGTCACGAAAATAGCAGATCAAACAAATTTATTATCTTTAAATGCAGCAATTGAAGCAGCAAGGGCTGGCGAAAATGGCAGAGGATTTGCAGTTGTAGCAGAAGAAGTTAAGAAACTATCAGAAGTAACGAAAAAATCAGTCTTGAATGTAGCTCATTTAGTTTTATCCACCGTATCTAATGTGGAAAAGTTATCTACTTCACTTGATATGATTAACAAATCTGTTCATGACGAACATCAAATTATGAAACAAACAAATATATTTTTTGAGCAAATTTTAAATTCTATGAAGGAAACACAAGAACATAATAAACATTTACAAGATGAACTGGAGATTTTTATCGGTGTGGTAAATGAGTTGGGGAAATCATTTGAAGAAGTTACATTGTCAGCTGACGGACTTGCTAGTTTTGCTAATGAATTAAACAATTGATGAGGGGTTTTCTGAATGAGCAAAAAAATGCCAAAAGAATTAACGTATTATTTAAAATTGGGTGATGCAGTTGTAATTGTTGGTGAAGATCAATTAATTATTGATGTAAATGAACAATACGAAACGATCACCGGCTATAAAAGAGAATTTCTAATTGGGTTTTCAGTAGAGGATTTAAAATCGAGTGCAACGCCATTTGTTATGTATAAATCGTTGAAAAATACATTAAGAAATGGAAAGCCGTGGTCTGGGACAATGGTTAATGTCAACAAATCATTAGAGATAAGGCACTCATTTATAACAATCACTCCAATTGACATAAAAGGAATTATTTATTATGTAGGAGTAATGCGCATGGCAGAACAACTATTGATAGAGGAAGTGGATCAGAAACAAATAGATCAAAAGGAGTTATTTAAATTGTTAGCTCTATCAAGTGAAATGCGCGATGTAGATATCGCAGAACATCTTCTAAATGTGCAAAAGCTAACAGAGGAATTCTTACTAAGCCTTTTTGAAGAGAGAACATATAATTTATCTGTAGACTATATTAGTAATGTTGTACAATACAGCGTATTACACGACATTGGAAAATCGAGTATACCAGAATCGATACTGTATAAAACCGGTTCACTAACAATCTATGAAAAGAGAATTATGGAGATGCATCCTCTTATTGGTGTAGATGTATTGGATAAACTATCCCATGAAATGAACAATAAACTTTTTCAGGATATAGAAATAGCCCAAAATATTATTAAATTTCATCATGAGAATTGGGATGGAACAGGATATCCAATGGGATTAAAAGGAGAAGAAATTCCTTTTGAAGCAAGAGTTATATCAATAGTAGATGTATACGACGCTTTAGTTAGTAATAGAGCTTATAAAGAAGCTTGGACAAAAGAAGAGGCCCTTGCTTATTTAAATGAACAGAAGGGCATTAAGTTTGACCCTAATTTAGTAGAAGTGTTTGTAGAAAAAGTAATAGGCAAGAATAGTATTTTATTAAAATAAAACAGAGTGTTCAGATAAAAAATATATGTAATAGTAACCGAACTTTAATCTATAAAAAAGAAGTACAAGCTTTTATGGGCAGTTTCACGACATTTCTTAGGTACAAGTTAGAGGAGCAAGGAAAAAAGTTAATGTGGTCAAGTAAAGGAATCTCTATCTTTTCTGAGCATACATTCCGCTGTGAATGTGGATTTGTAGCAGGGAAACAGGGATTGGAATATCGTCATCAACATCAATCATGAAGCAGGATTGCGTTTATTAGCATAGCAAAAAGAACTTTTGGAACAAGAGGGATAGCTCAATCAGTTTTCATTGGCACTAAAAGCAACGATGAGTCAGGAAGCCTCCACCCCAAAAAACGTTAGGTTTTAAGTGGGGGCTAGTTTTTCACATTATTGTTATTAAGGTGGAGAGGAAATGAAGTTTTATAAAAATTTATCTTTGGTTGGAAAGTTCGGAATATTCAATACCGTTATACTGGCTGTACTTGTAATTATAGGGGTTACTGGGATATATGGTGTTAAAGAAATGAATGATAATGCAAAGTATATTTATGACGAAAATGTAACTTCTGTTTATTTATTAAGCAATATTTCCATTAATCAGCAAAAAATAACTAA
Proteins encoded in this region:
- a CDS encoding globin-coupled sensor protein, with product MFWKNKNKQIDHAFILLDSNIKMNIQNGSEIEKQIKMIHFSIEELQVLKNLQPFIVEKIDDIVDYFYKSLALEDSLLRLITNNSSVDALKKTLKLHILDMFSGIIDDEYFIKRARIAQMHVKIGLQTKWYLSAFQNLFITVIEIIEKNLSEKELYYSSVKALSKLFNLEQQIVLEEYDKEISRIKEKSNKQVETTKNQVVNSTENLAAISEQTNASFQELHILCTEMIEIVNTGKELSTLAEERAENGKLQISKQNSNMKKVHEAVQIISIDIDELLKITKEVQGIIDIVTKIADQTNLLSLNAAIEAARAGENGRGFAVVAEEVKKLSEVTKKSVLNVAHLVLSTVSNVEKLSTSLDMINKSVHDEHQIMKQTNIFFEQILNSMKETQEHNKHLQDELEIFIGVVNELGKSFEEVTLSADGLASFANELNN
- a CDS encoding HD domain-containing phosphohydrolase, which encodes MSKKMPKELTYYLKLGDAVVIVGEDQLIIDVNEQYETITGYKREFLIGFSVEDLKSSATPFVMYKSLKNTLRNGKPWSGTMVNVNKSLEIRHSFITITPIDIKGIIYYVGVMRMAEQLLIEEVDQKQIDQKELFKLLALSSEMRDVDIAEHLLNVQKLTEEFLLSLFEERTYNLSVDYISNVVQYSVLHDIGKSSIPESILYKTGSLTIYEKRIMEMHPLIGVDVLDKLSHEMNNKLFQDIEIAQNIIKFHHENWDGTGYPMGLKGEEIPFEARVISIVDVYDALVSNRAYKEAWTKEEALAYLNEQKGIKFDPNLVEVFVEKVIGKNSILLK